The following proteins are co-located in the Deinococcus aerolatus genome:
- the iaaH gene encoding indoleacetamide hydrolase translates to MSKTLAMLFLTAEVALGGGGSPPDPTQLTLTQAAEQIRARTLTSEQLVRALLARIDRSTQLNAFITLDREGALAAARRADKQTAQGGTLPPLHGVPLVFKDNIDVMGLPTSGGTAALRTATARRSAPVVAALIDAGAIVLGKTNLHELAFGITSDNATFGSVRNPYDLTRFAGGSSGGTAAALAARLAPGGLGTDTGGSVRIPAALTGTVGLRPTVGRYSQAGIVPLSNTRDTAGPMARTVEDVALLDALITGENVTLQAAPLRGLRLGVPRAYFYDDLDPETSRVIEAALSRLEAAGAVLVPVELPGLAELNARIGFPVVLYEVLRTLPAYLKASGSGVTLDNVVAGIRSPDVVGAFAAALGPDGQPGTADDAISQQVYQGAIQGARPALQALYRQTFANFKIEALIFPTTPAPAQPIQGSVEQVMVAGRAVPTFNTFIRNTDPSSNAGLPGLSLPAGLTAQGLPVGLELDGPAGSDRRLLAIGAALSKVLGPVTVPQLP, encoded by the coding sequence ATGTCTAAGACGCTTGCGATGCTTTTCTTAACTGCCGAAGTCGCGCTAGGTGGTGGAGGTTCACCCCCAGATCCCACCCAGTTGACGCTCACGCAGGCTGCCGAGCAAATTCGCGCCCGCACGCTGACCAGCGAACAACTGGTGCGCGCCCTGCTGGCCCGAATAGACCGCTCAACGCAGCTCAACGCTTTCATTACCCTTGACCGCGAGGGTGCGTTGGCCGCTGCCCGCCGCGCCGATAAACAAACCGCTCAGGGGGGAACGCTTCCACCCCTGCACGGTGTTCCACTGGTCTTCAAAGACAACATTGATGTGATGGGACTGCCCACCAGCGGCGGCACGGCAGCGCTCCGCACGGCCACCGCGCGGCGTTCGGCTCCGGTGGTTGCCGCGCTGATAGATGCTGGAGCCATTGTGCTGGGCAAGACCAACCTGCATGAACTGGCTTTCGGCATTACCAGCGACAACGCCACCTTCGGATCGGTGCGCAATCCATACGATCTGACACGCTTTGCCGGGGGGTCCAGTGGTGGCACGGCGGCGGCACTGGCGGCCCGACTGGCTCCAGGGGGGCTGGGCACCGACACGGGGGGCAGTGTCCGGATTCCAGCGGCGCTGACGGGGACGGTGGGACTGCGTCCCACCGTGGGCCGCTATTCACAAGCGGGGATCGTCCCACTGTCCAACACCCGCGATACCGCTGGGCCAATGGCCCGCACGGTGGAAGACGTGGCCCTCCTCGACGCGCTCATCACGGGCGAGAACGTGACCCTGCAGGCTGCCCCATTGCGAGGCCTGCGTCTCGGCGTACCACGCGCATATTTTTACGACGATCTAGACCCGGAGACCAGCCGGGTCATAGAGGCGGCGCTGTCCCGCCTGGAGGCCGCTGGGGCTGTGCTGGTCCCCGTCGAGCTGCCGGGCCTGGCCGAACTGAATGCACGCATCGGTTTTCCCGTGGTGCTGTACGAGGTGCTGCGAACGCTGCCCGCCTACCTGAAGGCCAGCGGCAGCGGCGTCACACTGGACAATGTGGTCGCGGGTATCCGCAGCCCGGACGTGGTAGGAGCCTTCGCTGCGGCGCTGGGGCCAGACGGACAACCCGGGACCGCCGACGACGCCATCAGCCAGCAGGTCTACCAGGGAGCCATCCAGGGGGCCCGTCCGGCATTGCAGGCGCTGTACCGGCAGACCTTCGCCAACTTTAAGATAGAAGCCCTGATCTTTCCCACCACACCCGCACCAGCTCAGCCTATTCAAGGCAGTGTGGAGCAGGTCATGGTGGCAGGCCGCGCCGTTCCCACCTTCAACACCTTTATCCGCAACACCGATCCCAGCAGCAATGCCGGACTGCCCGGCCTGAGCCTGCCTGCTGGTCTGACTGCACAGGGCCTGCCGGTGGGCCTGGAACTGGACGGTCCTGCCGGAAGTGACCGACGCCTGCTGGCCATTGGTGCCGCACTTTCTAAGGTACTCGGCCCCGTCACCGTCCCGCAGTTGCCCTGA